The genome window GGTTGAGATCGCGGATGGTGACGTCGCCCGCGACGATGAACGAGCCGTCGGCCTGGGCGCGCACGCCGCCGATGACGACGTCGTGCTCGTCGTCGATGTTGCCGACGATTTCCTCGAGAATGTCCTCGAGGGTGACGATCCCCAGCAGCGAGCCGTATTCGTCGACGACGATCGCGAAGTGCTCGCGCCGGGTGCGGAACGACTGCAACTGGTCGAGCAGCGAGGTGGTGTCGGGGATGAACCACGGCTTCGCCGCCAGCGCCGCGATCTCGGCGGCGCCGACCGGCGCGTCGGCGCCGCGGACGGCGCGGAACAGCGCCTTGGCGTGGAGCACGCCGACGATGTTGTCGGGGTTGCCGCGGGTGAGCGGAATGCGGGTGAACGGGCTGTCGAGCACGGCCGTGACGATGGTCTCGGCGGGGTCGTCGAGATCGACGGTGGTGAGATCACGGCGGTGGGTCATCACCTCGCCGACTTCGACGTCGGACAGTTCGAGGATGCTGCGCAGCATCGCCCGCTCGTGGCGGATCTCCGCCTGTTCCTCGGTGTGCAGCTCGATCGCGCCGCGCAGCTCGGTGAGGTGCTGCGCCACCGACTTCTCGGTCTCCTTGGCGCCGAACAGCTTGAGGAACATCCCGATCAGCGCGTTGAGGCCGATCATCAGCGGTGCCAGCACGGTGGTCAGCAACCGCATCGGCGGCGCCACCCGGAGCGCGAAGGTATTGGCGTTGCGGATCGCGTAGGTCTTCGGCAGAATTTCGGAAAAGATCAGTACGATCAGAGTCATGCCGAGGGTGGCGAGGGCGATTCCGGCCTCGCCGAACCACGAGATCAGGAGGCTGGTGGCGAGCGCCGAGGCGCTGATGTTGACCGCGTTGTTGCCGAGGAGAATGGTGCCGATCAGGCGGTCGCGGTGCTGGTCCATGTGGTTGACCATCGCCGCTCGCGCGTCGCCCTGTTTCGCGAGTTCGCGCATCAGCGGCCGGGAGCAGGCGGTGAGCGCGGTTTCGGCTCCGGAGAAGAACGCCGAGAGCATCAGCAGCACGACGATCACCAGGGCGCTCGTGATCATCGGCGCGCCTCCAGCGCTTCGGCGAGGACCGCGCGCACGATCTCGGCGGGCGCGTCGGCGGCGGCGAACGCGCGGCCGATGTCGCGCGCCAGCACGAAGCCGATCCGCCCGCCTTCGACCTTCTTGTCGCCCAGCATCGCGGCGTAGAGCGCGTCCGGCGCGTAGGCCACCGGGATGTCCGCGGGCGAGGTCGGCAGGCCGACGGCGGCGAGGTGCGCC of uncultured Alphaproteobacteria bacterium contains these proteins:
- a CDS encoding CBS domain protein translates to MITSALVIVVLLMLSAFFSGAETALTACSRPLMRELAKQGDARAAMVNHMDQHRDRLIGTILLGNNAVNISASALATSLLISWFGEAGIALATLGMTLIVLIFSEILPKTYAIRNANTFALRVAPPMRLLTTVLAPLMIGLNALIGMFLKLFGAKETEKSVAQHLTELRGAIELHTEEQAEIRHERAMLRSILELSDVEVGEVMTHRRDLTTVDLDDPAETIVTAVLDSPFTRIPLTRGNPDNIVGVLHAKALFRAVRGADAPVGAAEIAALAAKPWFIPDTTSLLDQLQSFRTRREHFAIVVDEYGSLLGIVTLEDILEEIVGNIDDEHDVVIGGVRAQADGSFIVAGDVTIRDLNREFEWSLPDEEATTIAGLVIHESERIPEPGQVFRFHGFRFEILRRQQNRLISLRVTPPDANGR